The genomic window ATGGTCACCGCCCGCGTGGCCGAGAACGACCTGCTGCTGGGCCTCGACCACGGCGCGGACGACTACCTCACGAAGCCGTACAGCCCGCGCGAGCTGCTCGCCCGGGTCCGGGCCCTGCTGCGGCGGAGCGCTCCCCAGCGTGTGGACGGCGTGCTCCGCGCCGGGGCGATCGCCCTCGACCCGGCACGGCGCGAGACACGGACCTCCGGCCGGCTCGTGGACCTCACGCGTGCCGAGTTCGACCTGCTGAGGGCGCTGATGTCCGCCGCGGGCAGCGTGCTCAGCCGGGGGCAGCTGCTCGTCGCCCTGCACGGGGACGGCCGCTACATCACGGAGCGGACCATCGACGCGCACGTGAAGAACATCAGGGCGAAGCTCGAGCTCGACCCGGAGGCGCCCTGCGGCATCGAGACCGTCTACGGCGTCGGGTACCGCTTCTCCGCGACCGGGGAGACGGGCCCCCGTGCGTCGTAGCCTGCTCGCCCGCTTCCTCGCGATCGGCATCGTCATCGTCACCCTCTCGATCGCGGGCACGACGTGGATCGTCTCGACGGCGGTCACCCGCAGGGACGCCGTCCAGATCGACCAGGACGCCCGCATCGACCAGGACATCGTGGCCGAGGTGCGGAGCTGGGCAGGCCGGGAGCAGAGCTGGCAGGACGTCGGGACCGAGCTCGACCGGCTCGGCGACCGGTTCGATCGGCGCCTCGTCCTCCTCGACGTCGACGGGCGGACCATCGCCGACACCGACCCGACGCGGGCCGTGCCCGAGCTGCCCGGCGCGCCCGTCGATCCGCTCTCGGAGACCTTCGCCGACACGCTGAGCCCGATCAGCACGACGGTCGCGGGCGCGCTGGTGCTCGACGAGTCGCAGGCACGGTCGTCCCGCGTCGCGGCGGAGGCCGTGGCCGCCTGCGCAGGGCTGCCGTCGTCGTCGGTCTCGCTCTGGCCGAGCGGCCGGGCTGTCGTCTCGGGCGCGTTCCCGCCCGGCTGCGAGACCGCGGCCTACACGGCGCCGCTCGGCCCGGAGCAGGCGGCCCTCGACCTGCTCACCGCGCAGACCAACGAGTGCCTCGCCGTCCAGTCGATCACGCCCGTCAGCGCGGTCCAGCTCGACCTGGTGTCGCCCGGTGCCGCGGAGGGGATCTCGCTGCGCGTCGTGGGAGGCGACGAGGCGATCCCGCTGGAGACGCTGCAGCGGACGAGGAGCTGCGTCACGCGGGCCTGGACGACGATCAACGAGGACCTCGTCCCGCCCCGCGCCTACCTGGTCAGCTCGCCGGTCGACGGCGCCCGGCCGTCGCTGGACTCGCTGACCACCGACTCGCTCGCGCGGATCGCGGCGGTCGTCATCGGGCTCGTCGCTCTCAGCGGCGCCCTGGTGCTCGTCGCGAGCGGCCAGGCGGTCCGTCGCATCCGTCGCCTGCAGCTGGTCACCGAACGACTCACGGCAGGGCAGCACGCTGCCCGCGCGACGGAGTCGGGGCAGGACGAGATCTCCCGACTCGGGAGCGCGGTCAACCAGCTCGCCGACGGTCTCGAGCAGGCGCGGCAGCAGCGCGACCAGCTGACGGCCGACATCGCCCACGACCTCAGGACCCCCCTGACGAACATCCGAG from Frigoribacterium sp. PvP032 includes these protein-coding regions:
- a CDS encoding cell wall metabolism sensor histidine kinase WalK, encoding MRRSLLARFLAIGIVIVTLSIAGTTWIVSTAVTRRDAVQIDQDARIDQDIVAEVRSWAGREQSWQDVGTELDRLGDRFDRRLVLLDVDGRTIADTDPTRAVPELPGAPVDPLSETFADTLSPISTTVAGALVLDESQARSSRVAAEAVAACAGLPSSSVSLWPSGRAVVSGAFPPGCETAAYTAPLGPEQAALDLLTAQTNECLAVQSITPVSAVQLDLVSPGAAEGISLRVVGGDEAIPLETLQRTRSCVTRAWTTINEDLVPPRAYLVSSPVDGARPSLDSLTTDSLARIAAVVIGLVALSGALVLVASGQAVRRIRRLQLVTERLTAGQHAARATESGQDEISRLGSAVNQLADGLEQARQQRDQLTADIAHDLRTPLTNIRGWAEAWDDGVVSDKDEVVRVIGREALHLERLVEDLRTVASSDAGELRLQPQEVDLAALLREAVDARRLQRPVVDYRGPLRAVVVADPVLMRQVVGNLLDNALVHGRPSTVVVSLLLGDGAVQVDVEDDGVGIREEDLASVFDRLWRADRSRRRDGPGHGLGLTITRRIVELHGGSIDVANVRPHGARFTFRIPAGAGERVDRVDRDR
- a CDS encoding response regulator transcription factor, translating into MAKIVVAEDDELQGELLRRYLEREGHEVEVVSDGVRAIERVKDGRASLLVLDVMLPGLDGLQVSTRLREEGAELPILMVTARVAENDLLLGLDHGADDYLTKPYSPRELLARVRALLRRSAPQRVDGVLRAGAIALDPARRETRTSGRLVDLTRAEFDLLRALMSAAGSVLSRGQLLVALHGDGRYITERTIDAHVKNIRAKLELDPEAPCGIETVYGVGYRFSATGETGPRAS